A stretch of DNA from Candidatus Methanomethylicota archaeon:
AGTAGATTGGGGAACCATAATATTTTTCATAACTATGTTTATAACAATGAAAGGTATTTGGAATAGTAATGTATTACAACCAATATTAGGATTTATTCATTCACAAAAAACATTCTTAGATTTTTTAATAATTCCCACTATTGCAATAACCTTTAGTCAAGTACTAAGTAATGTACCATTAGTGAATTTTTATGTAGATTTTATGAAAAATATAGGCTACTCTAGACAAGACTTAAATGCTTGGATTACTTTGGCTTATTCTTCAACAATAGCTGGAAATTTAACACTAATTGGAGCTGCCTCGAATATAATTATATTAGAAGTAATCGAATCAAGATATAATACTACAATTACTTTTATGGAATTTTTTAAAATAGGCAGTATTATTACATTAGTCAATTTATGTATATACATTATTTTTCTAAATATTATATAGAATTATAGAATATAATGTAGCAATGTTTATATGATAAGATTAATAAAAAGTGATATAGACACGCTTATGAGAGATGAATATCTAAGATGGTTGAATGAAGCTCTTTGGGATTTTGAAACAGCTGAAATTCTGTATAGAGAAAAAAGATATAATGCTGCTGTTTTCTATTTTCATCAAGCTGCTGAAAAAGCTTCTAAAGCACTTCTTTATTATATTAATGAAGCTCCATGGGGCCATAGTATTAGAGAGTTACTTAATCGCTATTTTAATAGAATAGGAGAGATTCCTCAAAATGATTTAATGAATTCTGCTAGAGAGCTTGATAGACATTACATACCTTCAAGATATCCAAATGCTCATCCTTCTGGAACTCCTCATGAAGCTTATGATGAAGAAACTTCAAAAAGAGCTATGGAAGCTGCTAAGAGGGTGTTAAATTTTGTTAAAAGAACAGTTGAAAAATGAAGAATTATTAAAAGTAGTTAAAAAAATTCTTGAAAAATTTCATGTTGATGTAATTATATTATTTGGTTCTCGTGCAAGAGGGGATTATAAGCCATGGAGTGATTATGATATTTTAATAATAGCAAATTTTAAAGAAAAATACTTAGATAGAATAGCTGAAATTCTTGAATTATTAAATGAAATTAAAATTACTATAGAGCCTCATCCATATACACTTAAGGAAGCTATTGAAATGTTAAAAAAAGGAAATCCAATAATAGTTGATGCAATTTCTGAAGGATTAATACTTTATGAAGGAGAGGGTTTAAAGGAACTTTTAAAAGTTTATGAAGAATTATTGAAAAAAGGACTTAAAAAAAGTGAAGTATCAATAATATTACCGTAAAAATTAACCTCCAGGAGTGCCATGCCATGGACTATCTTTCCAAACCATATCCCATAACACTGATTCAGTAAGAGTTTCAGGCTCAATTATTCTTTTCCTTATACTCATTAGTAATTTATGATGCTTGAATTCATCATCTATAATTGCAGATAGTAATAACTTTATTCTTATGTCCTCTGTTTTATCAATAAGCTCCTTAGTTTTATCAATCATTTGTCTTTCTAATTTGATATGTCTATCTATTTCACTGGATATTCTTTTGAGATCATCTTCACTTATAAATGGTGGAACATCAGTAATCAATTTCATAATAGATTTATATAACATGCTATGTTTTTCAGAATCCATTGATACAATCTCAATTAATGCTCTTATAATTGAATGTTTTATACTATTTGCCAATTCCCTAAGCTCTTTTGAATATCTTTCTTCAGTATTTGCACATTCAAGAAAGTCCTCTTTATTCATTTACTTCCAGCCTCTAGTACTGCTATTCTACTGGCATCCTTTACTCTAATAGCAAGAGTACTATATGCTCTGAATGATTGTATTCCATCCTCAGGACCTATATATTCAACTTCTGAATCAACTCCATAGACTACATCTATTACATCAGAAGTAGCTGATACAACCAAGACCTTATCATCTGAAATATTAGTTACTACAATTTTATCAACTAATTCCTTCATTCTCTCTAAATCAGTTACACCAGTTTTCTCACTAACAGTGATTAATTTTCCATACCTCCCTGGACTTAGGAATAGAATTATTGGTCTTCTAGCACCTAATTTGAAGAACTCACCAATAACTCTTTCAATTTCCATAATAGACTGTCCTGGAATGTCCCATGAGCTCATTGGCATTCTTATTCCACTACATTTTAAAAGATTCTCCAAAATTAATTCATCTTCAGCTCTAGCAAGGTTTAGAGCTGCTTTATATAATGAAGGCATTTCTATTGACTGTTTTGTTCTTAAGTAATAATCTATATCCCTATTTGAAATTGTGAATTTAACTGAAATTTCACAGAGTGGTAATACTGTTCTTTCTATTTTATTTTCTTTTAAAACTTCTATTGGAACTGCATCAACCCCTTTGCCAAGTAGCATTATTGGAAGATTTTTGGAAATAGTAATAGATTCAGATTTAATTTTCTTGAATGTTTTCACAACCTCTTTCTCAAAATCTATATTTGAAGAATTTTTTTCATTAGACTCTTCATTATTTACTATGCTTATACCAGCTATTTCTTTAACCTCTTCTGCACCTTTAGCCAATTCTTCAACTTGCTCAGGATCTAATGATTTAAGCAATGCCAAGAATTCTCCTATGTGAGTTTTTTCCTCTCTAGCAATATCTTCAAAGACCTTCTTTATTTTTTCATCTTCAATGGCCCTGGCCAATTGTAAATATAAACTAACAGCATCCAATTCAGCTATAATGGACAATCTAAGAGCATCATTTACTTCATCTTTAGAAAGCTTTCTTCCTAGAGGCACATCAAAAGGATGTTTGCTTAACATACTCATCACCCATATTAAAATATGAACTATAAAAATAATAAACTTAATTATATCTATTTTGGCAAAACTTCTTTTAAATTCTCTAGAAAAAGATTAATTATCATAATCCACTATTATATTATAGATGGCTATGATAAAAAGAGAAGTATATTATTTTGAAAATCCAGGCGAGGAAAATACAGAATTCGTAATTGAAGCAGTAAAAAAATATATTGAGAAAAATGGTCCTATGGATATTGTTGTAGCTAGTACAAGTGGATCTACAGCTTTAAAATTAGCAAAAGCACTTAATAAGAAAACTAGAATAATATGTGTTTCTGAAGGAGCTTATAGAAAAGAATGGGGATTTGGATATCCATGTATGGATTCAAAAATTAAAAAAGAACTTGAAGAAATAGGAGTAATAGTATTAGATAAAATTTCTTATATTCTTCATGGTTCTTTATATGAACTTTCTAATTATAGCTTTCCAACACCAGAAACCATATTCAAAGATACTTTATATACATTTGGCCAAGGAATGAAAGTAGCAGTTGAAGTTGTAATAATTGCTACAGAATTTGGTTTAATAGAACCATTTAAATATGTAATAGGTATTGGAGGAAGTGGAAGAGGAGCAGATACTGCTGCAGTCTTAAGATCAACTTATTCTGGAACAGTATTCTCAAAAGATAAAAACAAAAGACTTGAAATTAGAGAAATTATTGCAATGCCACTTAATAAGAAATGGTGGGATTAATTTTTCTCTTATACCATTTATAATATGCTGCTAATGAAGAAATAG
This window harbors:
- a CDS encoding HEPN domain-containing protein produces the protein MIRLIKSDIDTLMRDEYLRWLNEALWDFETAEILYREKRYNAAVFYFHQAAEKASKALLYYINEAPWGHSIRELLNRYFNRIGEIPQNDLMNSARELDRHYIPSRYPNAHPSGTPHEAYDEETSKRAMEAAKRVLNFVKRTVEK
- a CDS encoding nucleotidyltransferase domain-containing protein, with the protein product MLKEQLKNEELLKVVKKILEKFHVDVIILFGSRARGDYKPWSDYDILIIANFKEKYLDRIAEILELLNEIKITIEPHPYTLKEAIEMLKKGNPIIVDAISEGLILYEGEGLKELLKVYEELLKKGLKKSEVSIILP
- a CDS encoding ferritin-like domain-containing protein, producing the protein MNKEDFLECANTEERYSKELRELANSIKHSIIRALIEIVSMDSEKHSMLYKSIMKLITDVPPFISEDDLKRISSEIDRHIKLERQMIDKTKELIDKTEDIRIKLLLSAIIDDEFKHHKLLMSIRKRIIEPETLTESVLWDMVWKDSPWHGTPGG
- a CDS encoding family 1 encapsulin nanocompartment shell protein; protein product: MSMLSKHPFDVPLGRKLSKDEVNDALRLSIIAELDAVSLYLQLARAIEDEKIKKVFEDIAREEKTHIGEFLALLKSLDPEQVEELAKGAEEVKEIAGISIVNNEESNEKNSSNIDFEKEVVKTFKKIKSESITISKNLPIMLLGKGVDAVPIEVLKENKIERTVLPLCEISVKFTISNRDIDYYLRTKQSIEMPSLYKAALNLARAEDELILENLLKCSGIRMPMSSWDIPGQSIMEIERVIGEFFKLGARRPIILFLSPGRYGKLITVSEKTGVTDLERMKELVDKIVVTNISDDKVLVVSATSDVIDVVYGVDSEVEYIGPEDGIQSFRAYSTLAIRVKDASRIAVLEAGSK
- a CDS encoding pyruvate kinase alpha/beta domain-containing protein — its product is MAMIKREVYYFENPGEENTEFVIEAVKKYIEKNGPMDIVVASTSGSTALKLAKALNKKTRIICVSEGAYRKEWGFGYPCMDSKIKKELEEIGVIVLDKISYILHGSLYELSNYSFPTPETIFKDTLYTFGQGMKVAVEVVIIATEFGLIEPFKYVIGIGGSGRGADTAAVLRSTYSGTVFSKDKNKRLEIREIIAMPLNKKWWD